One region of Streptomyces davaonensis JCM 4913 genomic DNA includes:
- a CDS encoding CHAT domain-containing protein: MERSAVLEILHYDLDPASGRPNWWIWSLKRPGAAGTEFTEVRLDAPEELDVLYALPARIDELRRAKAGTGALEEAVRACAERITRTGLGDMAGRLKALGPVVVECQLPPDLRDFEMLPWELALVDDIPLSLHGVVFVRGVRPESPAAADSPPTLPPHLRMLALFSLPQTTAPVDLGAHRAFLRAELLDLAAGGRDAAVPVELRTRQFGVSRRTLRGMLREPAGWDVLHVVAHGRPGRLYLECADGTADEVGTPDLVDILDPACGRTRLVFLSACWSGGQTEDEGGDGRPAPASALTSLAASVAERLGCAVVAMRFPVTNHFARAFAVRLYTHLLRHDHTLPQALHNALVDSADDVKLTEHRTPMFAAATPVLFGGAARTLRLPDRPMTRGPMRGLPSPGVGALPDWPRSFVGRLREMTEASGALAVGSGARGAVIHGEEGMGATTCASLLAHDHRESFDVILWHPRPAWKEAISPSSEDPFHELLRNLIIQAPGLGGLARASQWSKLIDKSTTLRLLLVLDAADRAIAQDLRFAGLVEQFAMAEGPSRILLTSRMDLPDLAPVLPRMALPPLTDGEMVEILRALPRLGPLARDPRTSVLASKVLRRTFGSPGLLMDAEGHAGTAEELETWIREH, encoded by the coding sequence ATGGAGCGATCCGCGGTGCTCGAGATCCTTCACTATGACCTCGATCCGGCGAGCGGTCGGCCGAACTGGTGGATCTGGTCGCTGAAACGGCCGGGTGCCGCAGGCACCGAGTTCACCGAGGTGCGACTCGACGCACCGGAAGAACTGGACGTGTTGTACGCGCTGCCGGCCAGGATCGACGAGCTACGCAGGGCGAAGGCGGGCACCGGGGCCCTGGAGGAGGCGGTGCGGGCCTGCGCCGAGAGGATCACCCGGACCGGACTGGGCGACATGGCGGGTCGTCTCAAGGCACTGGGGCCGGTTGTGGTGGAGTGCCAACTGCCCCCGGACTTACGCGACTTCGAGATGCTGCCGTGGGAGCTTGCGCTCGTCGACGACATCCCGCTGTCGTTGCACGGAGTGGTCTTTGTGCGCGGGGTGCGACCCGAGTCCCCGGCGGCCGCCGACTCGCCCCCGACCCTGCCGCCGCACCTGCGCATGCTTGCCCTGTTCAGCCTGCCCCAGACGACCGCTCCCGTGGACCTGGGAGCGCACCGGGCCTTCCTGCGCGCCGAGTTGCTCGATCTGGCGGCCGGCGGACGCGACGCCGCCGTCCCCGTGGAGCTGCGGACGAGGCAGTTCGGGGTGAGCCGCCGAACCCTGCGTGGCATGCTGCGTGAACCCGCGGGCTGGGATGTCCTCCATGTCGTGGCCCACGGGCGACCCGGTCGCCTGTACCTCGAGTGCGCCGACGGCACGGCGGACGAGGTCGGCACACCCGATCTCGTCGACATTCTGGACCCGGCGTGCGGCCGCACCCGACTGGTGTTCCTCTCCGCCTGCTGGTCGGGCGGCCAGACCGAAGACGAGGGGGGCGATGGCCGGCCCGCCCCGGCCTCCGCCCTCACCTCCCTGGCCGCCTCCGTCGCCGAGCGCCTGGGCTGTGCCGTCGTCGCCATGCGCTTCCCCGTCACCAATCACTTCGCCCGCGCCTTCGCCGTACGCCTCTACACCCATCTCCTGCGCCACGACCACACGCTTCCCCAGGCCTTGCACAACGCGCTCGTTGACTCAGCCGACGACGTAAAACTCACCGAACACCGCACCCCGATGTTCGCCGCGGCGACGCCCGTGCTCTTCGGTGGCGCCGCCCGGACCCTGCGGCTGCCCGATCGCCCCATGACGCGGGGACCCATGCGCGGTCTCCCGAGTCCCGGCGTCGGCGCGCTTCCGGACTGGCCGCGCTCCTTTGTCGGACGTCTGCGGGAGATGACGGAGGCGAGCGGCGCGCTCGCGGTGGGCAGTGGAGCGCGAGGCGCCGTGATTCATGGCGAGGAAGGCATGGGCGCGACGACGTGCGCGTCGCTGCTGGCGCACGATCACCGCGAGTCCTTCGACGTGATCCTCTGGCATCCGAGACCGGCCTGGAAGGAGGCGATCTCCCCGTCCTCGGAGGACCCGTTCCACGAACTCCTGCGGAATCTGATCATTCAGGCGCCGGGGCTCGGCGGGCTCGCCCGTGCGTCGCAATGGTCGAAATTGATCGACAAATCGACGACTCTCCGACTTCTCCTCGTGCTCGACGCCGCCGACCGGGCGATTGCTCAAGATCTCCGTTTCGCCGGCCTGGTCGAACAATTCGCCATGGCGGAGGGTCCCAGCAGAATTCTGTTGACCTCCCGGATGGACTTGCCGGACCTTGCCCCCGTGCTGCCTCGCATGGCGCTGCCTCCGCTGACGGACGGGGAGATGGTGGAGATTCTGCGCGCTCTTCCCCGACTTGGGCCACTGGCACGGGACCCGCGCACGTCCGTGCTGGCGAGCAAGGTCCTGCGCCGGACCTTCGGCAGCCCCGGTCTTCTGATGGACGCGGAGGGTCATGCCGGGACGGCGGAGGAACTGGAAACGTGGATCCGCGAGCACTGA